In Tiliqua scincoides isolate rTilSci1 chromosome 1, rTilSci1.hap2, whole genome shotgun sequence, the following are encoded in one genomic region:
- the DGKZ gene encoding diacylglycerol kinase zeta isoform X7 produces MITQPPPTLALRSDSEREIRSTVDWSETALYGEHIWFETNVSGDFCYVGEQNCVAKMLQKPLSKRKCAACKIVVHTPCIEQLEKINFRCKPSFRESGSRNVREPTVVRHHWVHRRRQEGKCRQCGKGFQQKFAFHSKEIIAISCSWCKQAYHSKVSCFMLQHIEEPCSLGAHAAVVVPPTWILRVRHPQNPLKSSKKKKRTSFKRKSSKKGPEEGRWKPFVIKPIPAPLMKPLLVFVNPKSGGNQGTKIIQSFMWYLNPRQVFDLSQGGPKEALEMYRKVHNLRILACGGDGTVGWILSILDQLRLNPPPPVAILPLGTGNDLARTLNWGGGYTDEPLSKILSHVEEGEIVQLDRWNLQVEPNLEANADEKDETATDKLPLDVFNNYFSLGFDARVTLEFHESREANPEKFNSRFRNKMFYAGTAFSDFLTGSSKDLAKHIKVVCDGTDLTPKIQDLKPQCLVFLNIPRYCAGTMPWGNPGEHHDFEPQRHDDGCLEVIGFTMTSLAALQVGGHGERLHQCREVLLTTSKAIPMQVDGEPCKLGASCIRISLRNQANMVQKTKRRNSMPLLNDQQPVPERLRIRVNRVGMHDYESLHYDKEKLKEASVPLGIIVVPGDSDLELCRTHIERLQEEGDGAKPKTLSCQKLSPKWCFLDSTTADRFYRIDRAQEHLNYVTEISQDELFVLDPELVLTQTVGTSPAMPDLVDVPSTPTRQHSALPALLPSTPVSSSEMASCHSLKDDALIDAAKNNDFHKFREEHRARENLMMVRDQTGQTVLHHAVKSGSKEIVKYIIENAPPEILDVAEEENGETCLHQAAALRQRTICHYIVEAGASLMKTDLQGDTPKHRAEKANDPDLAAYLENRQHYQMIQREDQETAV; encoded by the exons ATGATAACTCAGCCACCCCCCACATTAGCCCTGAGAAGCGACTCTGAGAGGGAAATTCGCAGTACTGTTGACTGGAGT GAGACAGCACTTTACGGGGAGCACATATGGTTTGAAACCAATGTTTCTGGGGATTTCTGCTACGTGGGGGAGCAAAACTGTGTGGCAAAAATGCTG CAAAAACCTCTGTCTAAGCGCAAGTGTGCAGCATGCAAGATTGTAGTCCACACACCCTGCATAGAACAGCTAGAGAAA ATCAATTTTCGCTGCAAACCTTCCTTCCGGGAATCCGGATCAAGGAATGTCCGGGAG CCTACAGTTGTGCGGCATCATTGGGTGCACCGGAGGCGCCAGGAAGGGAAATGCCGGCAGTGTGGAAAG GGTTTCCAGCAGAAATTTGCCTTTCACAGCAAGGAAATTATAGCCATCAGCTGTTCCTGGTGTAAGCAAGCA tATCACAGTAAAGTGTCCTGCTTCATGCTGCAGCACATAGAGGAGCCCTGCTCACTGGGTGCACACGCCGCTGTTGTCGTCCCACCCACCTGGATTCTGCGGGTCCGGCATCCACAA AATCCACTAAAGTCAAGTaagaagaaaaagaggacatcatTCAAACGGAAATCCAGCAAGAAGGGGCCTGAG GAGGGCCGATGGAAACCCTTTGTCATCAAACCCATTCCAGCACCACTTATGAAGCCACTGCTGGTGTTTGTGAACCCCAAGAGTGGTGGGAATCAG GGAACAAAGATCATCCAGTCATTTATGTGGTACCTCAACCCTCGACAAGTCTTTGACCTTAGCCAAGGAGGTCCCAAAGAGGC GCTAGAGATGTACCGTAAAGTGCACAACCTACGAATTTTGGCCTGTGGGGGAGACGGTACG GTGGGATGGATCCTCTCTATCTTGGACCAGTTACGCCTGAACCCTCCGCCTCCTGTTGCTATCcttcctttggggacaggaaatgACTTAGCAAGGACATTGAACTGGGGCGGG GGTTACACAGATGAGCCCCTGTCCAAAATCCTATCTCATGTAGAGGAGGGAGAGATTGTGCAGCTTGACCGCTGGAATCTACAGGTGGAGCCAAATCTCGAGGCAAACGCTGACGAGAAGGATGAGACAGCTACGGACAAG CTTCCTCTTGATGTCTTCAACAATTATTTCAGCCTTGGTTTTGATGCTCGGGTGACACTAGAGTTCCATGAGTCCCGAG AGGCCAATCCGGAGAAATTTAACAGTCGATTTCGGAATAAAATGTTCTATGCTGGG ACAGCATTCTCTGACTTCCTCACAGGGAGCTCCAAAGACTTAGCAAAGCACATCAAGGTGGTG TGTGATGGGACAGACTTGACCCCGAAGATCCAAGATCTGAAACCTCAATGCCTTGTCTTCCTGAACATTCCAAG GTACTGTGCAGGCACCATGCCTTGGGGCAACCCTGGGGAACACCATGACTTTGAGCCCCAGCGCCATGATGATGGCTGCCTTGAAGTCATTGGCTTCACTATGACATCCCTG GCAGCGCTGCAGGTCGGTGGTCATGGAGAGAGGTTGCACCAGTGTCGAGAAGTGCTGCTCACCACATCCAAGGCTATCCCCATGCAAGTGgatggagagccctgcaagctGGGGGCTTCCTGCATCCGCATTTCCCTGCGCAACCAAGCCAACATGGTGCAGAAGACCAAGAGGCGCAACTCCATGCCCCTACTTAATGA CCAGCAGCCGGTTCCAGAGCGACTGCGAATTCGTGTAAATCGAGTTGGCATGCACGACTATGAGTCACTTCACTATGACAAAGAGAAGCTCAAGGAGGCTT CTGTGCCTCTGGGTATTATTGTTGTGCCAGGAGATAGTGACCTGGAGTTGTGCCGGACCCACATCGAGAGGCTACAGGAG GAGGGGGACGGAGCCAAACCAAAGACACTGTCATGCCAGAAACTGTCCCCCAAGTGGTGCTTTCTGGACT CAACTACAGCAGATCGCTTTTATAGAATAGACCGTGCCCAG GAACATCTCAACTATGTGACAGAGATCTCCCAAGATGAGCTCTTTGTGTTGGACCCAGAGCTGGTGCTCACCCAGACAGTTGGCACATCTCCTGCAATGCCTGACCTTGTTGATGTGCCCTCAACACCCACAAGGCAGCACTCTGCTCTTCCAGCTTTACTGCCTTCCACACCAGTCTCCAG CTCAGAAATGGCAAGCTGCCACTCCCTCAAAG ATGATGCTTTGATAGATGCTGCCAAGAATAACGATTTTCACAAG TTCAGAGAAGAGCACCGGGCTCGCGAGAACTTGATGATGGTCCGCGATCAAACAGGCCAAACTGTTCTACATCATGCTGTCAAATCGGGGAGCAAGGAGATTGTTAAATACATAATTGAAAACG CTCCTCCAGAGATTCTGGATGTGGCAGAAGAAGAGAA TGGCGAGACCTGCTTGCACCAGGCTGCAGCTCTTCGCCAACGCACCATCTGCCATTACATTGTGGAGGCCGGGGCTTCACTGATGAAAACAGATCTGCAG
- the DGKZ gene encoding diacylglycerol kinase zeta isoform X5, which translates to MWWHRSWDVPRSPPGSSAASSNARLHLSRSDALPGLQGSHPDRWGVHRIKRRPAVYKKAIAKSGLQHMITQPPPTLALRSDSEREIRSTVDWSETALYGEHIWFETNVSGDFCYVGEQNCVAKMLQKPLSKRKCAACKIVVHTPCIEQLEKINFRCKPSFRESGSRNVREPTVVRHHWVHRRRQEGKCRQCGKGFQQKFAFHSKEIIAISCSWCKQAYHSKVSCFMLQHIEEPCSLGAHAAVVVPPTWILRVRHPQNPLKSSKKKKRTSFKRKSSKKGPEEGRWKPFVIKPIPAPLMKPLLVFVNPKSGGNQGTKIIQSFMWYLNPRQVFDLSQGGPKEALEMYRKVHNLRILACGGDGTVGWILSILDQLRLNPPPPVAILPLGTGNDLARTLNWGGGYTDEPLSKILSHVEEGEIVQLDRWNLQVEPNLEANADEKDETATDKLPLDVFNNYFSLGFDARVTLEFHESREANPEKFNSRFRNKMFYAGTAFSDFLTGSSKDLAKHIKVVCDGTDLTPKIQDLKPQCLVFLNIPRYCAGTMPWGNPGEHHDFEPQRHDDGCLEVIGFTMTSLAALQVGGHGERLHQCREVLLTTSKAIPMQVDGEPCKLGASCIRISLRNQANMVQKTKRRNSMPLLNDQQPVPERLRIRVNRVGMHDYESLHYDKEKLKEASVPLGIIVVPGDSDLELCRTHIERLQEEGDGAKPKTLSCQKLSPKWCFLDSTTADRFYRIDRAQEHLNYVTEISQDELFVLDPELVLTQTVGTSPAMPDLVDVPSTPTRQHSALPALLPSTPVSSSEMASCHSLKDDALIDAAKNNDFHKFREEHRARENLMMVRDQTGQTVLHHAVKSGSKEIVKYIIENAPPEILDVAEEENGETCLHQAAALRQRTICHYIVEAGASLMKTDLQGDTPKHRAEKANDPDLAAYLENRQHYQMIQREDQETAV; encoded by the exons AAAAGCTATTGCCAAGTCTGGTCTCCAGCACATGATAACTCAGCCACCCCCCACATTAGCCCTGAGAAGCGACTCTGAGAGGGAAATTCGCAGTACTGTTGACTGGAGT GAGACAGCACTTTACGGGGAGCACATATGGTTTGAAACCAATGTTTCTGGGGATTTCTGCTACGTGGGGGAGCAAAACTGTGTGGCAAAAATGCTG CAAAAACCTCTGTCTAAGCGCAAGTGTGCAGCATGCAAGATTGTAGTCCACACACCCTGCATAGAACAGCTAGAGAAA ATCAATTTTCGCTGCAAACCTTCCTTCCGGGAATCCGGATCAAGGAATGTCCGGGAG CCTACAGTTGTGCGGCATCATTGGGTGCACCGGAGGCGCCAGGAAGGGAAATGCCGGCAGTGTGGAAAG GGTTTCCAGCAGAAATTTGCCTTTCACAGCAAGGAAATTATAGCCATCAGCTGTTCCTGGTGTAAGCAAGCA tATCACAGTAAAGTGTCCTGCTTCATGCTGCAGCACATAGAGGAGCCCTGCTCACTGGGTGCACACGCCGCTGTTGTCGTCCCACCCACCTGGATTCTGCGGGTCCGGCATCCACAA AATCCACTAAAGTCAAGTaagaagaaaaagaggacatcatTCAAACGGAAATCCAGCAAGAAGGGGCCTGAG GAGGGCCGATGGAAACCCTTTGTCATCAAACCCATTCCAGCACCACTTATGAAGCCACTGCTGGTGTTTGTGAACCCCAAGAGTGGTGGGAATCAG GGAACAAAGATCATCCAGTCATTTATGTGGTACCTCAACCCTCGACAAGTCTTTGACCTTAGCCAAGGAGGTCCCAAAGAGGC GCTAGAGATGTACCGTAAAGTGCACAACCTACGAATTTTGGCCTGTGGGGGAGACGGTACG GTGGGATGGATCCTCTCTATCTTGGACCAGTTACGCCTGAACCCTCCGCCTCCTGTTGCTATCcttcctttggggacaggaaatgACTTAGCAAGGACATTGAACTGGGGCGGG GGTTACACAGATGAGCCCCTGTCCAAAATCCTATCTCATGTAGAGGAGGGAGAGATTGTGCAGCTTGACCGCTGGAATCTACAGGTGGAGCCAAATCTCGAGGCAAACGCTGACGAGAAGGATGAGACAGCTACGGACAAG CTTCCTCTTGATGTCTTCAACAATTATTTCAGCCTTGGTTTTGATGCTCGGGTGACACTAGAGTTCCATGAGTCCCGAG AGGCCAATCCGGAGAAATTTAACAGTCGATTTCGGAATAAAATGTTCTATGCTGGG ACAGCATTCTCTGACTTCCTCACAGGGAGCTCCAAAGACTTAGCAAAGCACATCAAGGTGGTG TGTGATGGGACAGACTTGACCCCGAAGATCCAAGATCTGAAACCTCAATGCCTTGTCTTCCTGAACATTCCAAG GTACTGTGCAGGCACCATGCCTTGGGGCAACCCTGGGGAACACCATGACTTTGAGCCCCAGCGCCATGATGATGGCTGCCTTGAAGTCATTGGCTTCACTATGACATCCCTG GCAGCGCTGCAGGTCGGTGGTCATGGAGAGAGGTTGCACCAGTGTCGAGAAGTGCTGCTCACCACATCCAAGGCTATCCCCATGCAAGTGgatggagagccctgcaagctGGGGGCTTCCTGCATCCGCATTTCCCTGCGCAACCAAGCCAACATGGTGCAGAAGACCAAGAGGCGCAACTCCATGCCCCTACTTAATGA CCAGCAGCCGGTTCCAGAGCGACTGCGAATTCGTGTAAATCGAGTTGGCATGCACGACTATGAGTCACTTCACTATGACAAAGAGAAGCTCAAGGAGGCTT CTGTGCCTCTGGGTATTATTGTTGTGCCAGGAGATAGTGACCTGGAGTTGTGCCGGACCCACATCGAGAGGCTACAGGAG GAGGGGGACGGAGCCAAACCAAAGACACTGTCATGCCAGAAACTGTCCCCCAAGTGGTGCTTTCTGGACT CAACTACAGCAGATCGCTTTTATAGAATAGACCGTGCCCAG GAACATCTCAACTATGTGACAGAGATCTCCCAAGATGAGCTCTTTGTGTTGGACCCAGAGCTGGTGCTCACCCAGACAGTTGGCACATCTCCTGCAATGCCTGACCTTGTTGATGTGCCCTCAACACCCACAAGGCAGCACTCTGCTCTTCCAGCTTTACTGCCTTCCACACCAGTCTCCAG CTCAGAAATGGCAAGCTGCCACTCCCTCAAAG ATGATGCTTTGATAGATGCTGCCAAGAATAACGATTTTCACAAG TTCAGAGAAGAGCACCGGGCTCGCGAGAACTTGATGATGGTCCGCGATCAAACAGGCCAAACTGTTCTACATCATGCTGTCAAATCGGGGAGCAAGGAGATTGTTAAATACATAATTGAAAACG CTCCTCCAGAGATTCTGGATGTGGCAGAAGAAGAGAA TGGCGAGACCTGCTTGCACCAGGCTGCAGCTCTTCGCCAACGCACCATCTGCCATTACATTGTGGAGGCCGGGGCTTCACTGATGAAAACAGATCTGCAG
- the DGKZ gene encoding diacylglycerol kinase zeta isoform X6, producing the protein MWWHRSWDVPRSPPGSSAASSNARKAIAKSGLQHMITQPPPTLALRSDSEREIRSTVDWSETALYGEHIWFETNVSGDFCYVGEQNCVAKMLQKPLSKRKCAACKIVVHTPCIEQLEKINFRCKPSFRESGSRNVREPTVVRHHWVHRRRQEGKCRQCGKGFQQKFAFHSKEIIAISCSWCKQAYHSKVSCFMLQHIEEPCSLGAHAAVVVPPTWILRVRHPQNPLKSSKKKKRTSFKRKSSKKGPEEGRWKPFVIKPIPAPLMKPLLVFVNPKSGGNQGTKIIQSFMWYLNPRQVFDLSQGGPKEALEMYRKVHNLRILACGGDGTVGWILSILDQLRLNPPPPVAILPLGTGNDLARTLNWGGGYTDEPLSKILSHVEEGEIVQLDRWNLQVEPNLEANADEKDETATDKLPLDVFNNYFSLGFDARVTLEFHESREANPEKFNSRFRNKMFYAGTAFSDFLTGSSKDLAKHIKVVCDGTDLTPKIQDLKPQCLVFLNIPRYCAGTMPWGNPGEHHDFEPQRHDDGCLEVIGFTMTSLAALQVGGHGERLHQCREVLLTTSKAIPMQVDGEPCKLGASCIRISLRNQANMVQKTKRRNSMPLLNDQQPVPERLRIRVNRVGMHDYESLHYDKEKLKEASVPLGIIVVPGDSDLELCRTHIERLQEEGDGAKPKTLSCQKLSPKWCFLDSTTADRFYRIDRAQEHLNYVTEISQDELFVLDPELVLTQTVGTSPAMPDLVDVPSTPTRQHSALPALLPSTPVSSSEMASCHSLKDDALIDAAKNNDFHKFREEHRARENLMMVRDQTGQTVLHHAVKSGSKEIVKYIIENAPPEILDVAEEENGETCLHQAAALRQRTICHYIVEAGASLMKTDLQGDTPKHRAEKANDPDLAAYLENRQHYQMIQREDQETAV; encoded by the exons AAAAGCTATTGCCAAGTCTGGTCTCCAGCACATGATAACTCAGCCACCCCCCACATTAGCCCTGAGAAGCGACTCTGAGAGGGAAATTCGCAGTACTGTTGACTGGAGT GAGACAGCACTTTACGGGGAGCACATATGGTTTGAAACCAATGTTTCTGGGGATTTCTGCTACGTGGGGGAGCAAAACTGTGTGGCAAAAATGCTG CAAAAACCTCTGTCTAAGCGCAAGTGTGCAGCATGCAAGATTGTAGTCCACACACCCTGCATAGAACAGCTAGAGAAA ATCAATTTTCGCTGCAAACCTTCCTTCCGGGAATCCGGATCAAGGAATGTCCGGGAG CCTACAGTTGTGCGGCATCATTGGGTGCACCGGAGGCGCCAGGAAGGGAAATGCCGGCAGTGTGGAAAG GGTTTCCAGCAGAAATTTGCCTTTCACAGCAAGGAAATTATAGCCATCAGCTGTTCCTGGTGTAAGCAAGCA tATCACAGTAAAGTGTCCTGCTTCATGCTGCAGCACATAGAGGAGCCCTGCTCACTGGGTGCACACGCCGCTGTTGTCGTCCCACCCACCTGGATTCTGCGGGTCCGGCATCCACAA AATCCACTAAAGTCAAGTaagaagaaaaagaggacatcatTCAAACGGAAATCCAGCAAGAAGGGGCCTGAG GAGGGCCGATGGAAACCCTTTGTCATCAAACCCATTCCAGCACCACTTATGAAGCCACTGCTGGTGTTTGTGAACCCCAAGAGTGGTGGGAATCAG GGAACAAAGATCATCCAGTCATTTATGTGGTACCTCAACCCTCGACAAGTCTTTGACCTTAGCCAAGGAGGTCCCAAAGAGGC GCTAGAGATGTACCGTAAAGTGCACAACCTACGAATTTTGGCCTGTGGGGGAGACGGTACG GTGGGATGGATCCTCTCTATCTTGGACCAGTTACGCCTGAACCCTCCGCCTCCTGTTGCTATCcttcctttggggacaggaaatgACTTAGCAAGGACATTGAACTGGGGCGGG GGTTACACAGATGAGCCCCTGTCCAAAATCCTATCTCATGTAGAGGAGGGAGAGATTGTGCAGCTTGACCGCTGGAATCTACAGGTGGAGCCAAATCTCGAGGCAAACGCTGACGAGAAGGATGAGACAGCTACGGACAAG CTTCCTCTTGATGTCTTCAACAATTATTTCAGCCTTGGTTTTGATGCTCGGGTGACACTAGAGTTCCATGAGTCCCGAG AGGCCAATCCGGAGAAATTTAACAGTCGATTTCGGAATAAAATGTTCTATGCTGGG ACAGCATTCTCTGACTTCCTCACAGGGAGCTCCAAAGACTTAGCAAAGCACATCAAGGTGGTG TGTGATGGGACAGACTTGACCCCGAAGATCCAAGATCTGAAACCTCAATGCCTTGTCTTCCTGAACATTCCAAG GTACTGTGCAGGCACCATGCCTTGGGGCAACCCTGGGGAACACCATGACTTTGAGCCCCAGCGCCATGATGATGGCTGCCTTGAAGTCATTGGCTTCACTATGACATCCCTG GCAGCGCTGCAGGTCGGTGGTCATGGAGAGAGGTTGCACCAGTGTCGAGAAGTGCTGCTCACCACATCCAAGGCTATCCCCATGCAAGTGgatggagagccctgcaagctGGGGGCTTCCTGCATCCGCATTTCCCTGCGCAACCAAGCCAACATGGTGCAGAAGACCAAGAGGCGCAACTCCATGCCCCTACTTAATGA CCAGCAGCCGGTTCCAGAGCGACTGCGAATTCGTGTAAATCGAGTTGGCATGCACGACTATGAGTCACTTCACTATGACAAAGAGAAGCTCAAGGAGGCTT CTGTGCCTCTGGGTATTATTGTTGTGCCAGGAGATAGTGACCTGGAGTTGTGCCGGACCCACATCGAGAGGCTACAGGAG GAGGGGGACGGAGCCAAACCAAAGACACTGTCATGCCAGAAACTGTCCCCCAAGTGGTGCTTTCTGGACT CAACTACAGCAGATCGCTTTTATAGAATAGACCGTGCCCAG GAACATCTCAACTATGTGACAGAGATCTCCCAAGATGAGCTCTTTGTGTTGGACCCAGAGCTGGTGCTCACCCAGACAGTTGGCACATCTCCTGCAATGCCTGACCTTGTTGATGTGCCCTCAACACCCACAAGGCAGCACTCTGCTCTTCCAGCTTTACTGCCTTCCACACCAGTCTCCAG CTCAGAAATGGCAAGCTGCCACTCCCTCAAAG ATGATGCTTTGATAGATGCTGCCAAGAATAACGATTTTCACAAG TTCAGAGAAGAGCACCGGGCTCGCGAGAACTTGATGATGGTCCGCGATCAAACAGGCCAAACTGTTCTACATCATGCTGTCAAATCGGGGAGCAAGGAGATTGTTAAATACATAATTGAAAACG CTCCTCCAGAGATTCTGGATGTGGCAGAAGAAGAGAA TGGCGAGACCTGCTTGCACCAGGCTGCAGCTCTTCGCCAACGCACCATCTGCCATTACATTGTGGAGGCCGGGGCTTCACTGATGAAAACAGATCTGCAG